In Thermoplasmata archaeon, the following are encoded in one genomic region:
- a CDS encoding dihydrofolate reductase family protein — protein sequence MARKVTASLYMTLDGRGAFPKYPGWDRQTTEANEMWREMWLNRFDDVTTVIMGRRSYLGHRRVWTEKARKPSDPKYLVDYSRWLDHVDKVCLSRTLKSPGWQNARIMKGDLSKIVAKLKREKGGNIIAEGGPQLILEFLRRGLADDYWAVVQPVVYGKGPEYWGPMKKQATLKLLSSITMEDGELLLHYETVRGFRA from the coding sequence GTGGCGCGAAAAGTCACCGCCAGCCTCTACATGACGCTGGACGGCCGGGGCGCGTTCCCGAAGTACCCGGGTTGGGACCGGCAAACGACGGAGGCGAACGAGATGTGGCGCGAGATGTGGTTGAATCGGTTCGACGACGTCACCACCGTGATCATGGGACGGAGGTCGTACCTGGGTCACCGGCGGGTCTGGACGGAGAAGGCGAGAAAACCCAGCGACCCGAAGTACCTGGTCGATTACTCGCGGTGGCTGGACCACGTGGACAAGGTCTGCCTTTCGCGGACGTTGAAGTCGCCGGGCTGGCAGAACGCCCGGATCATGAAGGGCGACCTTTCCAAGATCGTGGCGAAGCTGAAGCGGGAGAAAGGCGGTAACATCATCGCCGAAGGCGGCCCACAGCTGATCCTCGAGTTCCTGCGACGGGGTCTCGCGGACGACTACTGGGCGGTGGTACAGCCCGTGGTCTACGGCAAGGGTCCGGAGTACTGGGGTCCGATGAAGAAGCAAGCGACCCTCAAGCTCCTCTCCTCGATCACGATGGAAGACGGCGAGCTCCTCCTGCACTACGAGACCGTTCGGGGGTTCCGCGCCTAG
- a CDS encoding adenylate/guanylate cyclase domain-containing protein yields the protein MSRTDRPHGPGLYSGPHRAREIDYISHMVAVEGQILEALGPISKSLKEHAGATALLGRLKTMAADHLEGWRVRMLGIGGPDPRTTVRVGSPPVVPVALSDKLAPTVALQVLYSLIAEATFGYSVLHVVAHRQCDSYWGGMDEGNSADIAEECLKDYAQSVEILHTLVSDVTVWELSREGLECRCVCPSCGLGICMCGTHGTAMLMDLWRAAMDPKVPPTAGIGMLSPARPASMALRAGLDRGDSVVALDGLRVGNGTNMSENVSDWSERLGKALSGPEAEPKVRLSVRRPSGRVQDVLVTTEAHDRPITERRLAAIMFTDMVGFTTLAQKDEARALKLLEEHRLLVRAAYPRHKGREIKTMGDAFLLEFSSALDAAKCAIEIQRRLRKRNEGRRRDPIQLRIGLHVGDLVSVGGDILGDAVNIASRIEPMAEPGGICATQQVYDQVWNKVPVKMDELAQTRLKNVSNPVSVYRFALPK from the coding sequence ATGTCGCGGACCGACCGGCCGCATGGGCCCGGACTGTACTCCGGGCCGCATCGGGCGCGAGAGATCGACTACATCTCGCACATGGTCGCGGTCGAGGGACAGATCCTCGAAGCGCTCGGACCGATCTCGAAGTCCCTGAAGGAGCACGCGGGGGCCACGGCGCTGCTCGGCCGTCTCAAGACCATGGCCGCAGACCACCTCGAAGGCTGGAGGGTCCGGATGCTGGGCATCGGGGGTCCCGATCCGAGGACGACCGTCCGCGTGGGTTCTCCGCCGGTGGTCCCGGTGGCCCTGAGCGACAAGCTGGCCCCGACGGTAGCGCTCCAGGTGCTGTATTCGCTCATCGCCGAGGCCACGTTCGGCTACTCGGTCCTCCACGTCGTCGCGCACCGCCAGTGCGACAGCTACTGGGGCGGCATGGACGAGGGCAACTCCGCCGACATCGCCGAAGAGTGCCTGAAGGACTACGCTCAGAGCGTCGAGATCCTGCACACGCTGGTGTCGGACGTGACCGTGTGGGAGCTGAGCCGGGAGGGACTCGAATGTCGGTGCGTGTGTCCCTCGTGTGGGCTCGGCATCTGCATGTGCGGGACCCACGGCACCGCGATGCTGATGGATCTCTGGCGGGCCGCGATGGACCCCAAGGTGCCGCCCACCGCCGGTATCGGGATGCTGAGTCCGGCCCGCCCGGCCAGCATGGCGCTACGGGCGGGCTTGGACCGAGGGGATTCGGTGGTCGCGCTCGACGGGCTTCGGGTCGGCAACGGGACGAACATGTCCGAGAACGTCAGCGACTGGAGCGAGCGGCTCGGCAAGGCGCTCTCCGGCCCCGAAGCCGAGCCGAAGGTCCGCCTGAGTGTTCGCCGGCCCTCGGGACGGGTCCAGGACGTGCTCGTCACGACCGAAGCTCACGACCGACCGATCACGGAGCGCCGTCTCGCCGCCATCATGTTCACCGACATGGTCGGCTTCACGACGCTGGCGCAAAAGGACGAGGCGCGCGCGCTCAAGCTCCTGGAGGAGCATCGACTCCTGGTGCGCGCGGCGTACCCCCGCCACAAGGGGCGCGAGATCAAGACCATGGGGGACGCCTTCCTCCTCGAGTTCTCGAGCGCGCTCGATGCCGCGAAGTGCGCGATCGAGATCCAGCGCCGATTGCGCAAGCGGAACGAAGGGCGTCGTCGAGATCCGATCCAGCTGCGGATCGGTCTGCACGTGGGGGACCTGGTCTCGGTCGGCGGCGATATCCTCGGGGACGCGGTGAACATCGCCTCGCGGATCGAGCCGATGGCCGAGCCCGGCGGGATCTGCGCGACGCAGCAGGTCTACGACCAGGTGTGGAACAAGGTCCCGGTCAAGATGGACGAGCTGGCCCAGACGCGGCTGAAGAACGTGAGCAACCCGGTCAGCGTCTATCGGTTCGCGCTTCCGAAGTGA
- a CDS encoding SRPBCC domain-containing protein codes for MTSKGERAVDHQYFIRAPPDVVFRAISDPRMLTRWLCDEATLSPKKGGRYSLSWTGGPTHTGTVVEFRDGERVSLSWTWPGVTLRGTVFSLSVEAKDDGSLFRIGHAGFPRLEEWADLYGGAEWGWTYFALNLKSVLENGHDLRSRYDG; via the coding sequence ATGACGAGCAAAGGTGAACGAGCGGTGGACCACCAGTACTTCATCCGAGCGCCTCCCGACGTGGTTTTTCGCGCCATCTCCGATCCCCGCATGTTGACGCGGTGGCTCTGTGACGAGGCGACGCTATCGCCCAAGAAGGGGGGCCGATACTCGCTCTCATGGACCGGCGGTCCAACGCATACCGGCACCGTCGTCGAGTTCCGCGATGGCGAAAGAGTCTCACTTTCGTGGACGTGGCCGGGGGTGACGCTCCGTGGGACCGTGTTCTCGCTGTCGGTCGAGGCCAAGGACGACGGATCCCTGTTTCGGATTGGACATGCCGGTTTTCCCCGCCTCGAGGAGTGGGCGGACCTCTACGGCGGTGCCGAGTGGGGGTGGACGTACTTCGCGTTGAATCTGAAGTCGGTCCTGGAGAACGGGCACGACCTTCGCTCGAGGTATGACGGCTGA
- a CDS encoding DinB family protein, whose protein sequence is MVSELETIRGWFDYIAEARRGYLEAFSRLPATELSRDRGASYPTLLDIFGHSQGALYFWMKDCARFEFPAQQPDSSNPPSLADVRKDEQYIQAQIRRVMSELTEADLTRTVHREKDVGSSHDCDIPIRDVLWHLVEEELQHRGEINALLWQIDVEAPVYSWIDRAHALDRIGHPTS, encoded by the coding sequence GTGGTTTCGGAGCTGGAAACGATCCGTGGCTGGTTTGACTACATCGCGGAAGCGCGTCGCGGGTATCTCGAAGCTTTCTCGCGGCTCCCGGCGACCGAGCTGTCTCGCGACCGCGGCGCGTCGTACCCGACGCTCCTCGACATCTTCGGCCATTCTCAAGGTGCGCTCTACTTCTGGATGAAGGACTGCGCGCGCTTCGAGTTTCCCGCCCAGCAACCCGACTCCAGCAACCCGCCGAGCCTCGCAGACGTGCGGAAGGACGAGCAGTACATCCAAGCCCAGATCCGGCGCGTGATGTCGGAGCTGACCGAGGCCGACCTGACGCGTACGGTCCATCGGGAGAAGGACGTCGGATCGTCGCACGACTGCGACATACCGATCCGGGATGTGCTGTGGCATCTCGTTGAGGAAGAGCTCCAGCACCGGGGCGAGATCAACGCGCTGCTCTGGCAGATAGACGTGGAGGCACCGGTGTACTCTTGGATCGACCGAGCGCACGCGCTGGATCGGATCGGACACCCGACTTCGTAG
- a CDS encoding M20/M25/M40 family metallo-hydrolase: MDSTTNDAAWERRGRSWWSHVRVLADDQMEGRETGSPGYERAAAYVTEQFRIAGLEPAGVEGYRQPVDLAVSTLDQGASSLTIVRDGATRSVRIPEEAQFIVTSATVSDIEADAVFVGYALEIPEHGYSDLAGLDLREKIAVFVLGGPADLPGPVRAHHQSRSEVYRALRRAGAAGFVLVQNPSVPEAPWSRFASGQLFPRMELLGSDRGERRPLPLTAAFDHEHLDLLFEGSGHRASEVLASLGKPGPLPRFPLAVRLRAHVEVRRSTARCTNVVGVLPGSDPTLRHEYVVGTAHLDHLGIGEPIHGDSIYSGAMDNASGVAALIEIARAMKDAAERPRRSILFAAVTAEEQGLLGSEHFANHPTVSGPIVADLNMDMFLPLFPLRFVEVQGLDESTLGPTLRAAAHQVGVTADAEYLPDRKLFIRSDQYSFVKTGVPALMVSIGYARGSPEEQAVVAFLRDRYHAPADDADQPVNLTAAAQFTDLLRRVILQVANDPGRPQWNPDSFFRRFAR; the protein is encoded by the coding sequence ATGGACTCGACGACGAACGACGCTGCCTGGGAGCGCCGGGGCCGTTCCTGGTGGTCCCACGTGCGCGTCCTCGCTGACGATCAGATGGAGGGCCGTGAGACCGGCTCCCCGGGATACGAACGAGCGGCGGCGTACGTCACGGAGCAGTTTCGGATCGCGGGACTCGAGCCTGCGGGCGTAGAGGGGTACCGTCAGCCGGTCGACCTTGCGGTCTCCACGTTGGATCAGGGCGCGAGTTCGTTGACCATCGTTCGCGACGGGGCGACCCGGTCCGTACGCATCCCAGAGGAGGCTCAGTTCATCGTCACGTCGGCCACGGTGTCGGACATCGAGGCCGACGCAGTCTTCGTGGGATATGCGCTCGAGATCCCGGAGCACGGCTACAGCGATCTGGCCGGACTGGACCTACGCGAGAAGATCGCCGTGTTCGTCCTGGGCGGGCCCGCGGACCTGCCCGGGCCCGTCCGAGCTCACCACCAATCCCGGTCGGAGGTCTATCGGGCGCTGAGGAGGGCCGGGGCCGCCGGCTTCGTCCTGGTGCAGAATCCGAGCGTGCCCGAGGCTCCATGGTCCCGGTTCGCGAGCGGGCAGCTCTTTCCCCGGATGGAGCTGCTGGGCTCCGACCGAGGAGAGCGGCGTCCCCTTCCGTTGACGGCCGCGTTCGACCACGAGCATCTGGACCTCCTTTTCGAGGGGAGCGGGCACCGCGCGTCCGAGGTGCTGGCGAGCCTGGGGAAACCTGGCCCGCTGCCGCGCTTTCCCCTTGCGGTACGATTGCGCGCGCATGTCGAAGTTCGACGCTCGACGGCGCGGTGCACCAACGTCGTCGGCGTCCTGCCGGGGAGCGACCCGACCCTGCGCCACGAGTACGTCGTGGGAACCGCCCATCTCGACCACCTCGGGATCGGCGAGCCGATCCACGGTGACTCGATCTACAGCGGAGCCATGGACAACGCCTCCGGCGTCGCCGCCCTGATCGAGATCGCGCGTGCGATGAAGGACGCCGCGGAGCGTCCCCGGCGATCGATCCTGTTCGCCGCGGTGACGGCCGAAGAGCAGGGTCTCCTCGGCTCGGAGCACTTCGCGAACCATCCCACCGTCTCGGGGCCGATCGTCGCGGACCTGAACATGGACATGTTCCTCCCGCTATTTCCCCTCCGGTTCGTCGAGGTACAGGGTCTCGACGAGTCGACGCTCGGCCCGACGCTTCGGGCCGCCGCGCACCAGGTGGGCGTGACGGCCGATGCCGAGTACCTTCCCGATCGCAAACTGTTCATTCGCAGCGACCAGTACAGCTTCGTGAAGACCGGGGTTCCCGCCCTGATGGTGTCCATCGGCTACGCCCGGGGCTCGCCCGAGGAACAGGCGGTGGTCGCGTTCCTGCGCGATCGCTACCACGCGCCCGCGGACGACGCCGACCAGCCCGTGAACCTCACGGCGGCCGCACAGTTCACCGACCTCCTGCGTCGCGTGATCCTGCAGGTCGCGAACGACCCCGGGCGCCCTCAGTGGAATCCGGATAGCTTCTTCCGGAGGTTCGCTCGGTAG